The following coding sequences are from one Longimicrobium sp. window:
- a CDS encoding nitrilase-related carbon-nitrogen hydrolase, giving the protein TLRLRIEQFAPVLADPGTNLARIARAQADAAADGVHLVVTPELSVTGYDVRDVVHSLAVAELPHPFPALASGPDVVIGAIERDAAFVPYNGMLHLRGGTVLHRHRKVYLPTYGMFDEARWFGAGQQVRAYDAGGGWRVGLLVCEDLWHPGLAWLLATQGANLLVAQSAAAGRGSWDGGVNGGRFASWDAWEHLARAAAIAYGVYVVLANRVGVEGPLCFAGGSMIVGPDGAVIARADDLAEDRITADLSLDAVAAARRPYAHARDDDPHLMARELARVLADR; this is encoded by the coding sequence CACGCTGCGGCTGCGCATCGAGCAGTTCGCCCCCGTGCTGGCGGATCCCGGCACCAACCTGGCCCGCATCGCCCGGGCGCAGGCAGACGCGGCGGCGGACGGGGTGCACCTGGTGGTGACGCCGGAGCTGTCGGTGACCGGCTACGACGTGCGCGACGTCGTCCACTCCCTCGCCGTAGCGGAATTGCCGCATCCCTTCCCCGCTCTGGCTTCCGGTCCGGACGTGGTGATCGGAGCCATCGAGCGCGACGCGGCGTTCGTTCCGTACAATGGAATGCTGCACCTGCGCGGCGGCACCGTGCTGCACCGTCATCGCAAGGTGTACCTGCCCACGTACGGCATGTTCGACGAGGCCCGCTGGTTCGGCGCGGGCCAGCAGGTCCGCGCGTACGACGCGGGCGGCGGATGGCGGGTGGGGCTGCTGGTGTGCGAAGACCTGTGGCATCCGGGGCTGGCCTGGCTGCTCGCGACACAGGGCGCCAACCTCCTCGTCGCGCAGTCCGCGGCGGCCGGGCGGGGCTCGTGGGACGGAGGCGTCAACGGGGGACGCTTCGCCAGCTGGGACGCGTGGGAGCACCTGGCGCGCGCCGCGGCCATCGCGTACGGCGTCTACGTGGTCCTCGCCAACCGCGTAGGCGTCGAGGGCCCCCTCTGCTTCGCGGGGGGATCGATGATCGTGGGCCCCGACGGCGCGGTGATCGCCCGCGCGGACGACCTGGCCGAGGACCGCATCACCGCGGACCTGTCACTCGATGCGGTCGCCGCCGCGCGCCGCCCCTACGCCCACGCCCGCGACGACGATCCGCACCTGATGGCGCGCGAGCTGGCCCGCGTCCTCGCCGATCGATGA
- a CDS encoding zinc dependent phospholipase C family protein codes for MSRRLAWAAIAALAAIALFPAAAWAWGPATHVYLGSALLDSLHLVPQAVRVLVAAYPYDFLYGSLAADISLAKKYVPEGRHCHHWHIGEEIQSSAPTDRLKAMGLGYLAHLAADTIAHNYFVPRQLLLTSSTKGLGHGYWEARMDTHLPERYRTLARHVVMEHDHSEADALFDQVLSATLFSFRTNRRLFRGMIRFQDNDRWQTVFGTMVARSRWDLTDAAVHGYLERSFDYVVDYLSRRGEALCAAMDPIGERNLTLSKQVRRMAMRDGAWENPALLREMADNFFPLPDAPFGHLRTLPDGSRHRLQHPARQEA; via the coding sequence GTGAGCCGCCGGCTCGCGTGGGCCGCCATTGCGGCCTTGGCCGCCATCGCGCTCTTCCCCGCGGCGGCGTGGGCCTGGGGCCCGGCGACGCACGTGTACCTGGGAAGCGCGCTGCTCGACTCGCTTCACCTGGTGCCGCAGGCCGTCCGCGTGCTGGTGGCGGCGTACCCGTACGATTTCCTCTACGGCTCGCTCGCAGCCGACATCTCCCTCGCCAAGAAGTACGTACCCGAGGGCCGCCACTGCCACCACTGGCACATCGGCGAAGAAATCCAGTCGAGTGCGCCGACGGACCGGCTGAAGGCCATGGGGCTGGGCTACCTGGCGCACCTGGCCGCCGACACCATCGCCCACAACTACTTCGTCCCGCGCCAGCTGCTGCTGACCTCGTCTACCAAGGGGCTGGGGCACGGCTACTGGGAGGCGCGGATGGACACGCACCTGCCGGAGCGCTACCGCACCCTGGCGCGGCACGTTGTGATGGAGCACGACCACAGCGAGGCCGACGCCCTCTTCGACCAGGTGCTGAGCGCCACGCTCTTCTCGTTCCGCACCAACCGCCGGCTGTTCCGCGGGATGATCCGCTTTCAGGACAACGACCGCTGGCAGACGGTGTTCGGAACGATGGTGGCCCGCTCGCGGTGGGATTTGACGGACGCGGCGGTGCACGGCTACCTGGAGCGCTCGTTCGACTACGTGGTGGACTACCTGTCGCGGCGGGGCGAGGCCCTGTGCGCCGCGATGGACCCCATCGGCGAGCGCAACCTTACGCTGAGCAAGCAGGTGCGGCGGATGGCCATGCGCGACGGCGCGTGGGAAAACCCCGCGCTGCTGCGGGAGATGGCCGACAACTTCTTTCCGCTTCCCGATGCGCCGTTCGGGCACCTGCGCACCCTGCCCGACGGCTCGCGGCACCGGCTGCAGCACCCCGCGCGTCAGGAAGCCTGA
- a CDS encoding M28 family metallopeptidase, with the protein MTRPTYAVLSAALALGACAAPVSPPASAPAPVSVPLSASGLTAEQAAATITPQDVYARIEFLASDRMRGRNTPSPELEIAASYLVNQYKLWGLQPGGENGTFYQWWPFRGRGAAAGTAGVPVPNVVAVLPGSDPALRNEYVVLSAHMDHVGVGRAVNGDSIYNGADDDASGTTGLLEVAEAFARMGVRPRRSIVFLHVSGEEKGLLGSAWYAEHPTVPLAQTVANVNVDMIGRNDPGMVVVIGKKYSSLGGLADRVGAAHPDLRLRLSDDLWPEERFFFRSDHFHFARKEVPALFFFSGVHEDYHQPSDEVETIDTDKAARIARMVFHVVMEIANDPERPRWDPAGLEEVRRMRR; encoded by the coding sequence ATGACCCGACCCACGTACGCCGTACTTTCCGCCGCGCTGGCACTCGGTGCCTGCGCGGCGCCCGTTTCTCCCCCCGCGTCCGCGCCGGCCCCCGTCTCCGTCCCGCTCTCCGCTTCGGGACTGACGGCGGAGCAGGCGGCCGCCACCATCACCCCGCAGGACGTCTACGCCCGCATCGAGTTCCTGGCGTCGGACCGCATGCGCGGGCGCAACACGCCCAGCCCCGAGCTGGAGATCGCGGCCTCGTACCTGGTCAACCAGTACAAGCTGTGGGGGCTGCAGCCGGGGGGGGAGAACGGCACCTTCTACCAGTGGTGGCCGTTCCGCGGCCGGGGCGCGGCGGCGGGCACCGCGGGGGTGCCGGTGCCCAACGTGGTCGCCGTGCTGCCGGGGAGCGATCCCGCGCTGCGCAACGAGTACGTGGTGCTTTCCGCGCACATGGACCACGTGGGGGTGGGCCGCGCGGTGAACGGCGACAGCATCTACAACGGGGCGGACGATGACGCCAGCGGCACCACGGGGCTGCTGGAGGTGGCGGAGGCCTTTGCGCGCATGGGCGTGCGCCCGCGCCGCAGCATCGTGTTCCTGCACGTGAGCGGCGAAGAGAAGGGGCTGCTGGGCTCCGCCTGGTACGCCGAGCATCCGACGGTGCCGCTGGCGCAGACCGTCGCCAACGTGAACGTCGACATGATCGGCCGCAACGACCCCGGGATGGTGGTGGTCATCGGCAAGAAGTACTCGAGCCTGGGTGGCCTGGCGGACCGGGTGGGCGCCGCGCACCCCGACCTGCGGCTGCGCCTGTCGGACGACCTCTGGCCCGAGGAGCGCTTCTTCTTCCGCTCCGACCACTTCCACTTCGCGCGCAAGGAAGTGCCGGCCCTCTTCTTCTTCAGCGGCGTGCACGAGGACTATCACCAGCCCTCGGACGAGGTGGAGACCATCGACACCGACAAGGCGGCGCGCATCGCCCGGATGGTGTTCCACGTGGTGATGGAGATCGCGAACGACCCCGAGCGGCCCCGGTGGGACCCGGCGGGGCTGGAAGAAGTGCGGCGCATGCGGCGGTAA